The genomic stretch acagcagggggaTGTTGGCCTCCTGGTTGGAGCCGGACGACGGCAGGCTGGTGACATGGCCCGTGCTGGTGGAGCCGCTGGCGCTGCTGGGCGAGCGGCTCTTGGGAGGGGGACAGTGCGGGAGGAcccggggcggccccggcggggcgAAGTGCGGCGCGGGGAAGGCGGCGTAGCCCGGCGGGATGGGGAAGCCGTTGATGGGGATGTAGCGCTGGTTCTGCGCCATGAAACCCGCCAGCTGGCCCTGGGGCATGGCCTGAGCCGGGAACATGTAGTTGGGGTAGCGGGGGTTGCTGAGGTTGCTGACGGGGCTGGCGCTCAGCGAGGTGGTCTGCGTGGTGGCGTTGCCGCCCGACGGGGTGGTGGAgctggtgtggctggacagGCCCTCCCAGGAGCGCAGGCGGGCGTGGATCTCCTTGAAGCGCGGCCGGCGGGACGGCAGGTCGTGCCAGCACTCCGTCATCAGCCCGTACATCCTGGGGGGACAGTCCTCGGAGCACGGCAGCAGCTGCCGCTTGCGGATCATCTCGATCACCTCCTGGTTGCTGAACCCGTAGTAGGGCTGGAGGCCGAAGCTGAAGATCTCCCACAGCACCACCCCGAAGGACCAGATGTCGGAGTCGGAGGAGAACTTGCCGTACATGATGGCCTCGGGCGGCATCCAGCGGATGGGCAGCAGCGACTTGTTCTGCACCCTGTAGTAATCAGCCGAGTAGATCTCCCTGGAGAGCCCCAGGTCCGAGATCTTCACGTGGAGCTGCTCCCCGATCAGCACGTTGCGGGCCGCCAGGTCCTTGTGCACGAAGAAGCGGCCGGCCAGGTACTCCATGCCGGCGGCGATCTGCACGGCGATGTGCAGGAAGTCGCCGTGGTCCAGGCTGGATTTCACCGTGCCGTCCTCGTCGCTGCTGCAGCCCACGTCGGAGTGGGGCGAGCGCATGACCAGGAACTCGTGCAGGTCGCCCTGGTTGGTGTACTCGAAGAGCAGGCACAcgggctgctcctggctcacCGCGCCCAGCAGGCACACGATGttggggtgctgcagctccGCCAGCAGCGACGCCTCCTGCTGGAATTCCGCCCACTGCTGGGGGTTGTTGAAGTCCTTGAGGGTCTTGATGGCCACGAGCTGGGCGTGGTCCATGCCCGGCAGGTAGAGGTGGCCCTTGTAGATCTTGCCGAAGGCGCattcccccagctcctccatgaAGCGCACGGCAGACAGGGGCAGCTCCTTGGCTTTGCTCTGCGGGAGGAACACCAGCCACACATCAGCACCGAAAACACTTCCCTTTGGAGCGAAATCTCTTGGTGCGGGATGTGTGGGAGCCAAGGAGATGGACACCATGATCCCCCtggagccaggcacagcccgAGGCAGGATCCAAATGGGATTGCCACATtccaaaacacaacagaaagAATTCCTTTCCATCCTCCCCACAAGGTCAGATACAAGTATCGGATCCAAATATATGCAGGAACCATCAGCATCTCGGCATTTGGCCTTGGGCATTTCTGTACTTCTGATTGAATGTGACTAATTTCAGGAATTGAGGCAATTCCCATGCTCTAAGAGGTCCATGAAGTGTTTTTTTTGGGCCAGACCTTGGAgttttagcaggaaaaaaaagattttgttttaaaagccaTGTCCTTGTAGCCAATTCTCCCTTGACTTGGCTGTTAACCCTTCCAGGTACAGCAGAGCCTGTTTCTCTTCCCACTATTTCTGTTCCATCCTGAAACTCTGACAGGGAGTTTCTCAAAGGAGAAAGGCAAaccttttaaacatttattgCCCTTTGGTGTGCAGATATTCACTCCTGGGCCATAAAGAACCTGGATTATTCCCAACTTCCACTTGTGCTTGTAACACCCAAACCCACTCGTTTAGGGCCCTCAGTAAATCCACAGGTAGTAATTTAAGGTTAATGAGTTTGGGATCTAGGTTCTGTAAATTAGTGTAAACATTGCcatttgcattcctgaaacCGTGCAAGGCCAGCTTCCCAGTGGCaatgtggggaaaaaacctgACATTTCAAAgaatcatggaaaaaaaagctggtttAGCATGAATTAATTCTAATTGTATTGATCACTTACGACTTTTAGACAAACACtgcagcaataataataataataataataataataataataataataataataataataataataaagccATTTAAGCAGACAGCCCAGTAGACTGCACAGTGATGGCAGGAAATTAGCTATATTGTTGAGGAACAGATGGTTTATATTACCCAAATCCTTTAGGCTAAAACTTGTTTAGGTCTGGCATattgtaaattatattttagtaATGAAAGTGAA from Oenanthe melanoleuca isolate GR-GAL-2019-014 unplaced genomic scaffold, OMel1.0 S320, whole genome shotgun sequence encodes the following:
- the LOC130266883 gene encoding inactive tyrosine-protein kinase transmembrane receptor ROR1, coding for ADHRCYNSTGVDYRGTVSVTRSGRQCQPWNSQYPHTHTFTAARYPELNGGHSYCRNPGNQKDAPWCFTLDENFKSELCDVPACDYKDSKEKNKMEILYILVPSVTIPLAIALLFFFICICRNNQKSSSPPVQRQPKHVRGQNVEMSMLNAYKPKSKAKELPLSAVRFMEELGECAFGKIYKGHLYLPGMDHAQLVAIKTLKDFNNPQQWAEFQQEASLLAELQHPNIVCLLGAVSQEQPVCLLFEYTNQGDLHEFLVMRSPHSDVGCSSDEDGTVKSSLDHGDFLHIAVQIAAGMEYLAGRFFVHKDLAARNVLIGEQLHVKISDLGLSREIYSADYYRVQNKSLLPIRWMPPEAIMYGKFSSDSDIWSFGVVLWEIFSFGLQPYYGFSNQEVIEMIRKRQLLPCSEDCPPRMYGLMTECWHDLPSRRPRFKEIHARLRSWEGLSSHTSSTTPSGGNATTQTTSLSASPVSNLSNPRYPNYMFPAQAMPQGQLAGFMAQNQRYIPINGFPIPPGYAAFPAPHFAPPGPPRVLPHCPPPKSRSPSSASGSTSTGHVTSLPSSGSNQEANIPLLSHMAIPSHPAGMGMAVFASKTQKPYKVDSKQSSLLGDSSAHGPNDSVISAEL